A segment of the Salminus brasiliensis chromosome 1, fSalBra1.hap2, whole genome shotgun sequence genome:
ATcgttgtgttctgttttatgcaCCATTAAGTGCTAAGTAAATTTGATTAATGCAGCTTATTTAAAACCAGTGAAAGCAATAAATATCCCACAATGCTGAACTTTACTCTGTTTCACCACTCCCTACCCCTGTCACTATAATAAAACAACTTTTAGGCCGAGAGCAGGGTTagaagagaaaagggagagacgGGGGCCGGGTGGGGCAGCATTATGACTTGTCAGCAGCTCAAATGGATTATGTTTCAATATCAGTCGAGACACTACAGAAAGGAAAATGAGAGAGTGTGGTGTACGTTTGCGCTTGCCTGTGTGTGCGCGTGATGCAGATGGTTTTAAATTGCTCCCTTTGTTTTTCCATCCGAAGAGAGGTGCTCTCATGCCTTATCTCTCTTATGGACGGCAAGCAGGGCCGATGTTCTGAGAAAATGAACTGTCGCAGCATCGCTCAAACGCCACTCCtgtacctcctcctcctcacatatatatacacacacacaaacaccttcaCATAAACACTCTCAGTCTAATTTCACACCTACAACTCTCCCCCctcctttttctccttctgtcacactcacacaccagcaAGAAACGTATAGCCACTCTGCCGCCTTGTGCTGTTTGCACACACCTTGTTGCCTCCGGAGGGGCAATTACCGATGCTCATAGGCTGTCCGAGGCGTCTGTGCATGGACTCGTACTTTCGGCCCCTCTGGCCCCTGTCCATCTCTGCTCCCCATGATTAGAGAGGAAAATAACACCCCCCGCACCTCGCGCTGATGGAGCCATGACTGGGACAACACAGGCCATCGCCCTCCGCTCCATTTAGCTTCAGTAGCTATAGCTGAGGCGGGACGCCAGGGGAGTTTTGTGTGCATTTTTGAGTGACTAGTGGCGCATTACAACAATCACTGGAAAGGTTCTAAAATGGCTGGTTTGTTAAAGACCAAAAATCAAACTTACAGTTTCTCCtccttaccccaaatgtagccaatcagccaagacataatTGGtgcctgaagtttgcttctgtagttttgcactggagctacaaagcaTTATGTAAGGTGGTTTCTTATGTATTACATACTAATGCTTTTGCTATagtcttaaaaaaaagacatccTTAATAGTTCTTTAGTGTAAGCAAAGCTTTATATATAGAATTTGTATGCTAAAATGGTCTGGTTAAATGATTCTGTACATGGTGGAGAACCTTATATAGATGGTTCTatttagcaccaaaaagggcTCTGTGTTATGAgttaaaaacacttttttgcAGTACACTAAGCACCCTTTCAGCTTGGAGCATATGACAAGTATGTTTTATATTAAgtttatattttatacacaaTAGTTACAATGTTTCCATACAGCTGTATAAAATTTAGTAGACGCTGGTGATTGGTGGATTATAGATACATCTTAAAAGCAATATACTTATTTCACCAAATGTGTCTTAGCTGATCAGCTACATCTGGGGTATACATTTTATGCAAAGCAGGAGCAAGCTTATTCTGAAAGGGCCAGGTTGCTCTATTCAAGCAGTTTCCATTTTTGGTTCTGTATGGTTGCCCTAAAAATTGTGGTGCTTTTCCTACTGTAACATATCCTAACTAGCTATTTATCAAGCATTGCCAGATAAAATGGATGTGCTGGAGAACGAAAACACAAAATGTGCATAAGGAATCAATCTGCAAGGCATGGAGTAACTCTAGGTTCATCATAGGTGTGCTAGATAGTATTTGGATATCTTGTGAATATTGTATGCATGAAAAAATACTGCGATAAATATTGGCCCTTattacaagtcattttggagcatttctatttattcTTTTATCATGACAATTTCACACAACATAAAGAACAGCTGTCAAATTCACATTATGGCAAAAAGTAAAAGACAGTGAAAACGTAGATTTGCCCATTCAAATTAAATgaaggtggggaaaaaagtctGCCTTTTTAATTGATCTGAAGTACCaacattaatataattaatgtaGTAAAATGCTACAATGCTTGTCTATCAATGTATTTCTATTAGCATCCATACTTTATTTTTGCTACACTAAGGACCAGTTTTCCAGATCCAGATTAACCCTAAACCTTGACTAAATATAATTTCTTATATTAATTCACCATTGGAATGATAATTAAATCCAATGACCAGCTTAATCTAtgtctgggaaactggcccTAAATGTGCATTATGGACTACAGAGCATTCTGAATAGAAATAATTGAAAGATTAATCTCTATATGGGAAACATAGCTTGTTAGGCTATACATATTGCACCTATTTTAATAATTACTTTTacttaactttattttaatacatttaatacaatttgcCACTTTCTTCTTTTGGGAATGCTGTTGCAGAGCAGAGCTTCTAATGATCCTCACATTCCTCCTCCATAATcctaaaaaatttaaaatactAATAGGCtctacagccataacattaaaaccacctgcctgatattgtgTATTTTCCCCTCATGTTGCCAAAACAGTTctgaaaaaccccacaagacctgcctgatgttttggagatcctCTAGCCCCCCAGATCCATACACTTGccaatttgtcctgcttttaatacattggaactgactgttcacaagCTGCATAACATGTACATCCCACACCTTTGGGCAGGGCGTGCAGAAGGTTCTTCTCATTAGGAGCTGCACCTTGACCACTCTCGCTTCTTCTGGCCTGCTTttcgctctctttctcattcctcTTTTACCCTTCTCTTCCCCTCCGGACCATGATGAAACCCTCTTCAGCCACTCGGAGGACAGAAAGAAAATGGCTGCCGAGGGAGGGCCAAATCATAGAGGGGAATCACACAGAGAGGCTGGGTGTCAACAGGCCCATAATGATACCTGATGGGCCCTGGAAAACACtcttctgactctctctctctctcccctctcctttTGCCCCCTCTCAGTCTAAGCCACCTAAGTTGCAATGCACTTGAAAAGATAATTAGAGGTGGTAGGCTAAAACAGAGGAGAAGGTGCGTCAtccgtaaacacacacacatgcacttcaACCCAGTGGCAGAGCCCTTTGTTTTGTATGCCTTGTCCCTCAAAACTCTTGCACTGCCCCTTACTttcgaaaaaaaaaaggtggctggaaagaagagagagagaacgagagagagagagagagagagagagagagggagagagagagagaaagagagttccTTCTGTGAGTCGCCAAGGTGCTCTCTAGTCCATTGTGCAGTGTGCTGTCAGGTTAAATTAGGGAGTACAGGCTCCGCGAGTGTAAAAAAATCAATACTTGATGGAAGATTGCTCCCCGGAAAATCTGTTTTGATTCCAGGATTAATTCTTGACCAAAGGCTCCGGCGAAATGACATGCCATTAGGGCCGAAAATGAACACATTCGGCGGTGGAAATTGGATGGAAATGTGTCAGGTGATTGCCCCAGCCTGCTTGTTTTGCtctcccagagagagagagagtaggggcGGGGGAATGTAGTGCGCCACCGGAGCAAAGCGCGGGCACCTAGAAAAGAGAGGGGGCCAGAAAAAAACCTCAGAGTCTCCAGCCCCCTTTTCTACCTCCATTTTCCACAGCCCTCCCGAGTATTCTTCTGCGCTATTGTTGTCCGGCCTCCTGCAAATGCACTGGGCACTGGGGCTCAAACGCATTTGTCCATCGGCCGCATCTCTCCTGTGTGCTTCCTACCTTAAAGCACAGGATAAAGGATGGTCCCGTCTTAAGACAAAAGGAGAGGGGGTGGGCTCTTTTTGTCTGGTCTCaatggagcagtggaaagaaaaggaaaatgcAATATTGATAAGAGGAATAATGTGTTTGTCATCGCTAATAACATGTTCCCAGCACCAGAGTACAAGAAagaaacaagaagaaaaaagcACAAGTGCCGTGCACCCTCCTGTTCCAAGAGTTCACAGTGAGCTTTCTTATTAGATTTATAACATAGTAAACAAAATTACATGTAGGTTAACTGGGAAACTAAACTACTGCTTtaaacaacttaaaataacacagtgtaaactggaaTCACCATAAACTGCTACAAACACAAAAATTTTAAACAAGTCAGTTGTGCAGATAATCCCTCATTTGTATCAGCTAATTCAGTATGTGAAAATACTAAGAATATTGGGGGCTACATTCCTGTCCAACTTTTAAAAAGTAGTGCAGCAGAAGTGCAGAGATTTGTGAATTAAATATCAGACCGTCTGTCTGGCAACTCTGAGGAGCAGCAGAGAACTTTAATTTCCAGTACTTGCTGCTGaagtaagaaaaaaagacacacacatacacacacacacacacagacctagATAATATTTCCACCCACCAAGAGATAGAGGAGAATGCCCTTCTCATCATGCCCTTGCCTGCTGGATGGTCAAAATGTGCCCTTAACAACAAAATCATGAACTGCCACGCCGCACATACATGAAAGCATACACCGAAATAAAAGATAGCAGCAAAGTGAACCAGGTGGCTTTATCCTGAACTTGCATAACTGCAAAATATTTGGCCCAGCGCAAGGATGAAGATTAATGAGGGGTATTAATTCATTTCAATATAAAGGTCACATATCACATACCGTGGCTTCATCACTATGATTGCATGGTCCTTTATAGGTTGAGCGTAACATATGAGGTGAGCCTGTAAGGGAGATGAGCCTAATAAATCATATTACTCACTGAATCATGGCCTTTTTACAGGGTGAAGGTAGCCTAGTTTACTTAAGTAATATTGACTTTTCAATGAGTTCATTGATTTCCTTAATGTCTGACTAATTTGTAAACGCTTTGGTCAGTATATTGAGAGGTAAAACACGATCACTGTCTAATTCACCACAGCATTAGACTGGCTGCCGATTCAGTTTGGTCTGATTGTGTTCTGCATCGGGCCAAATGTGTAAATTATTGCAAACAAAAACCCTTCTATTTCTTCATGGAAATACATTTTTGACATGCCATAGATAAATGAAATATTCCTAACACTGGATGAATAGAACGAATGAAATTCAACATGAATGCAGCACCATCTAGTGGTACTTCATGCACCAACAAGGCAACAATTCAAAcattttgtaaatgtgttgttgagaCTTTTCAAATGTCTTTTCATACTGCTTTTACTTAAATATACTGGTGAGGAAATTAATCTACCATTTACTCAGTCACATTTAGTCCAACCGTCATGTCCTGTGATCAATTTCAGTCCGTTCTGTTGTTGAAGAACCAGGATTGATTTGCTGTTTCTTACACTTTTCTTTGCTGTAGCATCTTACTTTAGACCAAACACATAACAAGAAGACAGTAACAGTGCATACACTGACAGATGCTCTTCTAGGACTCTCTTTCAATTCAGGTTGTGTTACTTTtacgctacatgtccaaatgtttgtggacaccccctctaatgaatgcattcagctagcaCTACTTTAAAGTtgcacctactgctgacacagatgtgcagatacacatacagcttgtctagaccctgtaaaaaagtattgccaatagaacaggactgtctggcaccatgcctaaccatgccaggtgtgggcaagaGGGATTTggagccccccagcactgagcagcTGAATACACCCATTAGCAGAACTGTCTGTACATGTAGTAAATTGAGATACAAAAGTATATGTTGTTACTCAGCCATTGTCTTAAACTGGCCAAATACGGGTCACTTAAGGCAATTACGGGTCAGTGTATTGTGGCCAAAACTGGCCCAACTATAACAGCCACAGATAAGGTTTGAACTCTGGGCCACATGCGGCCTATATGAAGCCTACCTCAGGAAATGTTTGTAGCTACATCGTTTCTACGCTGGGCCGAAGCTGGCTTCACTGCAGTCAGCTGTTGCCATTTTCAGTGTCCCAGACCTGAGCCAGGACTCGGTTGCTATGTGGGGACGAAATGGTATCTAGTTAAATGGGATAAGCATCTAAAattgtagctagctaactagatAGCTATTTTTTATGAGCGTCATCAAAAAATATTTCGAAAAGACACACTTTATCAGAGTGTAAATAATGCAATTAATAGAAATAATGATTCGTACAAGTCGGTGAAGCGTCTGTGAAAAGGTGTATCCAAATTCTAAATGAAAATTAGTGCTGGTCCTAAAACCACCTTTAAAACATGACCGAGCAAACTCAGAACTGTCCCGTTTTTGTCCATATCTATGTGGACAGTAATGACTTTATATGTATCTACAATTAGCTATATATTCTCCAAAACTATTatattttacttttcttttcttcttgaGACCTTCCAGAGCTCAGTTGTGTCTTCATTCCGAAGAGACTTGAGCCAAGTCGTCTTGGCCGCTGAGCGAAAGGCACCGAACCGGTTTAACGAACCTAACGGTCGAGGTCGATTCAAAATCCACACACCGCCTCGCGCTGTGCACCggggtttacatgtggctaccTAACAAGGATTAGGTTAAGCTATTATACGATATTATTTcgtttttatttacttataattattttatgaaCATTGGGAAGTTGTTGGTTGATATTacgatcatttttatttaattatttatttatttaattaatcataaatatatgtgtgcgtatgtgtatTTCATCGCCGTCACCCCTCCAACTccaactttacagaaaaaataaaatggaaaaaccttctgaactttcaatgaaagtatTTTAAGTCATTATAGCTAGCTATCATCATTACGCTGCCATGTAGTGTCGGTGTTTACTAGATGACTTAGCTACTAACGTTACCACAGAGTCGCGTTTACTCTTGGGAAGTACGATTTTACATCGAAGCCTTTCCGAGATCGGGGTTAGTTACAGTATTTAGTTTTctttatctcttttttttttttgatgattcttatataaaaacatacagTACAGAAAACCGATGCTTCATTgctgaataaaaacaaaaactaaccGCTTTATTGCAGTACGTTAGCTAATACAAATTTTGGCGACAGTAAAATTCATTTTTCCAGCGTGTTATTAATGTTGTTTTGGGCCACTTGAACGTGCATCAGAGCCATAAGCAGGAACTTCCGAGGAGGCCTTGCGGTGAGCATGCTGTGTGGGGATATCGCACTGAAAAGGCCTTTGAAACTTTGCTGTATTGTAGATTTATAAACAGTGTTAGTAATTACACGTTTAATTAAAtcgttaataaaaaaaaaacaacagctctGAAATCTTTAATTTCAgaaagaaagtgaaggagtTTGCCTGTTTGCCTGTAGGGGGCGATGTTTTGAGTTGGCTGGAACTGGCCACTCACGAAGAAACTGCACAGCACAGCCTGCATGACGTCGATCATATGACCATGTGGACGGGCATGGATGTCTGGGCTCCGGGTGTTTAGGTCCGTTAAACCCGGTTTAAAAGGCTGCGTTCAGCAACAGCACTGTTCGTCCGTAGTTGGAGGCCCATTAGCCCATGAGAAAGCTGCATCTTCAGTATGTCGTGGGTGAAAGCAGTACCGGCCAGCGACGATGTTTTCGACGAGGACATGGATGACATCAGTCTCCAAAACAAAGAATGGAAATGTAATATGGAAAAGCGAGTCAAGGTAAGAGTCTTTAGGCGATTAAGAACCTGATGAGTGGCATTATTATGTGTGATTTGGTCAAAATGGGCAATCCGGTGTGTTTTTCCTGATAGGATGGTTACAGAGATGGAATAGATGCGGGAAAAGAGGCTTCACTTCAGGTTGGCTTCAACTTGGGCTATAACGAAGGTGCTATCAAGCTGAAGGCCATTGGCCAGCTCAAAGGAATCATCAGGTAAGCGTTTGAAAATTGAGCTTTTGGGTCATCTTAGCTGTTTACATTATTGCAGGTGTCTCCATTGAGTTGTTGATCTGTTGTGGTGTTGGTCGTCTTTTACCAATCAAGGCTATGTTTTTATATTGGTGTGTCATGAGCAGTATTTTATGCAATCTTAGTTTTGCTGTGATCCTTTCTGTATTGTTAATCCTTTAGTTCCAGTACACATTAGATGTTGTCACCTTCTGACACAAGGATTTCCAATCCCAGTCTCGGGGAAGCCAGATTTGTCCTTTTACCTCATTCACTACCCTAGTTTAATTAATTGAATAACCAGTAGGTCAAGAGTGAGCAGGGAAACCAACCCTCAGATCTGACTGATTTTGGGAACCACTGATCCTTCTAACCAGGGGGTTCAGCTCCGGAGTTTGAACCAATTTTCTTGGATGCACTGAATAGGGAATTGACACCCAAAATGCAGCATTTTTCTTGCACGTCAGTTGATGCAAATTCATAAACATTTGGAAAATTTAGAAATTTAAGAATAAATCCACATGGATTAGTATTACAGTGAAATATAGCATTCTAAGTTTCTGTGGGGTTGCAGATGCAGTAAAATGCAGTGCAGTAAGTGCAGTAAGCCTCATCTAAACAGTAAAAGTAGGGATTGATGATATGGCAaaaatagtatatagtatataatatatttctataatatgtaaaatattttatactgTTATGCTCTTTTTAATGGAATATGTCATTgacaataaattaaataaaatatggtAAAATAGCCCTCCTCTATTAAATAGTTGTTAATATCATTGTGCATCCCTGTTACTGTTGATATGACACTAGGTggacagttcagttcagctcagcacCGGTAAATGCTAAAGTCGGAGAAACCTTTCCTAGACGTTTCGTGATCATTCAGAAAACTAGGAAAATGTTTCTGTTTTGGTCACAGGACCTTCTGTCATGACAACACCAATATTCATGTCAAGTCATGTGAGCGCTCCATTATGCCCATCTTCATTGTGTCCCTTCATTTTCCTGCCCATGCCAGACATCTCTCTCATTGTCCgtaactgtggctgtgtgtgcattgtCTGTGCTTTCTACAGTGCTCTACGTTGCTGGTGTCAGTCCCAGCCCTCTAGGAACTCAGTGCTATCCCCCACCACAGAACTACTTCAGAGGGTAGATCAGCATGAACAGGACTTGGTGGAGGCCATGCGGAAGGCTCAGGAGCGGCCTCCCCCCAGTGTGTCGGAGGTGGCAGGAGATCTGGAGGACCTGGGCGTAGAGCAGAGTGATGATAGGCGAGGCTCTGGCTGCTGTAGAAAGGAAGGAGACAGTGACTGTTGCAGGAAAGATGGGGAGAGGGACCTCTGTGGACAGGACAAGAACATGAATAAAAGTTCCTCACACGGTTTGTTCCAGACGGGAGAGAGTCTGGAACAGTTACTTCAGAGCTGTGTGGAGCTAGTGACTGAAATGGGACTGCCTGAAGAGCTGATGTTTCATATAGAGCAGCTCAGATACACATGACTTGGGACAGGTCATGGTGACAGATTTTGCACCACCTTGCAACTGGACAGGGTTATAACACGGGTTCcgattgtttagtttttttttttttcaccccttTTGCTAACAGTTAGCTTTTCCAGAGGCAGGTTTGGCGTGGACCAGCTCATATCTCATGCTCTTGACCATCCGCATGACCGTGTGCTGGATCTGTGAAGTACTTAATACTGTGAGGACATTGT
Coding sequences within it:
- the otulina gene encoding OTU deubiquitinase with linear linkage specificity a codes for the protein MSWVKAVPASDDVFDEDMDDISLQNKEWKCNMEKRVKDGYRDGIDAGKEASLQVGFNLGYNEGAIKLKAIGQLKGIISALRCWCQSQPSRNSVLSPTTELLQRVDQHEQDLVEAMRKAQERPPPSVSEVAGDLEDLGVEQSDDRRGSGCCRKEGDSDCCRKDGERDLCGQDKNMNKSSSHGLFQTGESLEQLLQSCVELVTEMGLPEELMFHIEQLRYT